A window of Microcystis aeruginosa FD4 contains these coding sequences:
- a CDS encoding DUF5615 family PIN-like protein — translation MSLPLLIDEDSQAKPLVSLLKKAGHDVITANEAGLARKVDSLVLDYARRENRVLLTHNCDDFEALHQEDPIHPGILVIYQNDLRSKNMGRQEIVRAIANLETANIPLANQFISLNQWNY, via the coding sequence TTGAGCCTACCTTTACTCATTGATGAAGATTCCCAAGCCAAGCCTCTAGTTAGCCTGTTAAAGAAAGCTGGTCACGATGTGATCACAGCTAACGAAGCTGGTTTAGCCAGAAAGGTAGATTCTCTAGTCTTAGACTACGCCAGAAGGGAAAATCGAGTGCTGTTAACCCACAACTGTGATGACTTTGAGGCTCTTCACCAAGAAGACCCCATTCACCCCGGAATCCTAGTCATCTATCAAAATGACCTTCGCTCAAAGAATATGGGTCGTCAGGAGATTGTTAGAGCGATCGCCAATCTGGAAACTGCTAATATTCCTCTGGCCAATCAGTTCATCTCCCTGAATCAGTGGAACTATTAG
- a CDS encoding helix-turn-helix domain-containing protein encodes MIREHRAALGISQEELGLRCHLDRTYISGLERGVRNPSLTALVTLAKGLNITVSQLLENLEIEIEKPE; translated from the coding sequence ATGATCCGAGAGCATAGAGCAGCTTTAGGCATATCACAAGAAGAACTAGGGCTACGTTGCCATCTTGATCGTACCTATATATCTGGACTAGAGCGAGGAGTAAGAAATCCTTCTCTTACCGCGCTTGTCACTCTGGCGAAGGGATTAAACATAACTGTATCCCAATTACTGGAAAATTTAGAGATAGAAATAGAGAAACCGGAATGA
- a CDS encoding DNA cytosine methyltransferase codes for MDLQLSLFPDNQPRQAVSKQKKAKLGRYERIQRELATVKRDPYQVLVDVNVPLKPLNSYNFIDLFSGAGGITQGLLQAGFNPVASAEISPIASATHQNNFPNCHHFCGDIHDFNTQEWLDKIDNPFIHLVVGGPPCQGFSVAGKRDANDPRNHLFKEFIRIVAEVNPWYVVMENVPGILTIKKGEIKQNILEAFQSIGYRNISIAILESAAYGVPQIRPRAIFIANRFGLPNPYPSPQLVPEKYQPIEAAISDLPAYEPLPSINHEWTRHSPEYMARIAQVPPGGSLYETYVDAFKRQYRGKPSMTIKENHGGTHIHPYLNRVISAREMARLQTFPDSFIFEGTMKKAMWQIGNAVPPRLAECIGYALIPYLNLIATGNKNIEDLAR; via the coding sequence ATGGATTTGCAATTGTCATTATTTCCAGATAATCAACCACGTCAGGCGGTAAGCAAACAGAAAAAAGCCAAGTTAGGTCGTTACGAAAGAATTCAGCGCGAACTAGCAACGGTAAAGCGTGATCCCTATCAAGTCCTGGTCGATGTTAACGTTCCGCTTAAGCCTCTCAATAGCTATAATTTTATCGATCTATTCTCCGGTGCGGGCGGTATAACCCAAGGTTTATTGCAAGCAGGTTTTAACCCTGTAGCCAGTGCAGAAATTAGCCCGATCGCCTCAGCAACCCATCAAAATAATTTTCCTAATTGTCATCATTTCTGCGGTGATATCCATGATTTTAATACTCAAGAATGGTTGGACAAAATTGACAATCCATTCATTCATCTTGTGGTGGGTGGTCCGCCATGCCAAGGATTTTCTGTGGCTGGAAAACGAGATGCTAATGATCCGAGGAATCATCTGTTTAAAGAATTTATTCGCATTGTGGCTGAAGTAAATCCTTGGTATGTTGTCATGGAGAATGTACCCGGTATTCTAACAATAAAAAAAGGAGAAATTAAGCAAAATATTCTGGAAGCTTTTCAAAGTATTGGCTATAGAAATATTTCAATAGCAATTCTTGAATCTGCCGCCTATGGCGTTCCTCAAATAAGACCAAGAGCTATTTTTATAGCCAATAGATTTGGGCTGCCAAATCCTTATCCAAGTCCTCAATTAGTACCGGAGAAATACCAACCGATTGAAGCAGCTATCTCCGATTTACCTGCTTATGAACCTCTTCCCAGTATCAATCACGAATGGACTCGTCACTCCCCCGAATATATGGCCAGAATAGCTCAAGTTCCTCCCGGTGGTTCCTTGTATGAAACTTATGTTGATGCCTTCAAACGACAGTATCGGGGTAAGCCAAGTATGACAATTAAAGAAAATCATGGCGGTACTCATATCCATCCCTATTTAAATCGGGTTATTTCAGCCAGAGAAATGGCTAGATTACAAACTTTTCCCGATTCCTTTATTTTTGAAGGAACAATGAAAAAAGCGATGTGGCAAATTGGAAATGCCGTACCTCCACGTTTGGCAGAGTGTATTGGCTATGCTCTTATTCCCTACTTAAATCTCATAGCTACAGGTAATAAAAATATTGAAGATTTGGCAAGATAA
- the gyrA gene encoding DNA gyrase subunit A produces the protein MTAAQDHIVPTDLSNEMSRSYLEYAMSVIVGRALPDARDGLKPVHRRILYAMYELGLTPDRPFRKCARVVGEVLGKYHPHGDTAVYDALVRMAQDFSMRDPLINGHGNFGSIDNDPPAAMRYTECRLHTLATNALLQDIESETVDFADNFDGSQQEPVVLPSRVPQLLINGSSGIAVGMATNIPPHNLAEIIDGTVALIHNPDLTDTELQRYIPGPDFPTGGHILGRDGIQEAYTTGRGSITLRGVASIETIEQRGRPDRDAIIITELPYQTNKAALIEKIADLVNDRKIDGISDVRDESDRDGIRVVIELKRDAYPRVVLNNLYKQTPLQSNFGANMLALVDNEPRLLTLREFLRVFLDFRVEVITRRTRYELRKAEERDHILQGLLIALASLDAIIALIRSAADTATAKEGLVQNFGLSEVQADAILQMQLRRLTALESEKIQQEHGELLAKISDLQDILARKERIDTIIEEELQQIKTIHATPRRTHIEQREGEIAETDLIANEQALILVTEQGYIKRMPVNTFESQNRATRGKAGAKMKEDDGIDHFITCRDHDSVLFFTDRGVVYSLNAYHIPTGSRTARGVPIVQLLEIPKGEKITSVVAVSEFSDDNYLIMLTQKGFIKKTALAAFSNIRSNGLIAISLEDGDQLRWVRLAKEEDSVIIGSRQGMAIHFKADSQQLRPLGRATKGVKSMKLRSGDELISMDILPSQIVAQIAESNQEETEDESEEINPEVANNGPWVLAITMAGLGKRVPVTLLRLQNRAGLGVRVIKFRKKNDKLAALHVVNPNEEFMIITERGIIIRQSVDAITPQSRSAGGIRVQKLDEDDAIAAVALVPPSDGEESEDS, from the coding sequence ATGACCGCCGCCCAGGATCATATCGTCCCCACAGACTTAAGCAATGAAATGTCCCGTTCCTACCTAGAATACGCCATGAGCGTCATCGTTGGGCGCGCCTTACCCGACGCTAGGGACGGACTGAAACCCGTACACCGGCGCATTCTTTATGCGATGTACGAACTAGGATTAACCCCCGATCGCCCCTTCCGGAAATGCGCTAGAGTCGTCGGGGAAGTATTAGGAAAATACCATCCCCACGGGGATACTGCCGTTTACGATGCTCTCGTCCGCATGGCCCAGGATTTCTCCATGCGCGATCCCCTGATTAACGGTCATGGTAACTTCGGATCGATCGATAACGATCCCCCGGCAGCCATGCGTTATACCGAGTGTCGTCTGCACACCCTGGCCACCAACGCCCTACTACAGGATATCGAGTCAGAAACCGTCGATTTCGCCGATAACTTCGATGGTTCCCAACAGGAACCCGTGGTTTTACCCTCTAGAGTCCCGCAACTGCTAATTAATGGCTCATCGGGTATCGCCGTCGGTATGGCCACCAATATCCCCCCCCACAACCTGGCCGAGATCATCGATGGAACCGTTGCCCTCATCCATAACCCCGATCTCACCGATACGGAATTACAGCGTTATATACCGGGGCCGGACTTTCCCACCGGGGGGCATATCCTTGGCAGAGACGGTATTCAGGAAGCTTACACCACTGGCCGCGGTTCCATTACCCTGCGGGGAGTCGCCTCCATTGAAACCATCGAACAAAGGGGAAGACCCGATCGAGATGCTATTATTATCACCGAACTGCCCTATCAAACCAATAAAGCGGCATTAATCGAAAAAATCGCCGATTTGGTCAACGATCGCAAAATAGACGGTATTTCCGATGTGCGGGACGAAAGCGATCGCGACGGCATCCGGGTGGTGATCGAACTGAAACGAGATGCCTATCCTCGCGTCGTCCTCAACAATCTCTATAAACAAACGCCCCTCCAGTCGAATTTTGGGGCGAATATGTTGGCCTTAGTCGATAACGAACCGAGATTACTGACTTTAAGGGAGTTTCTCCGCGTTTTCCTCGATTTTCGGGTAGAAGTGATCACCCGTCGTACCCGTTATGAACTCCGCAAGGCCGAGGAAAGGGATCATATCCTTCAGGGTTTACTAATTGCCCTCGCTAGTCTCGATGCAATCATTGCCCTGATTCGCAGTGCTGCCGATACAGCTACCGCAAAAGAGGGATTAGTGCAGAATTTTGGTCTCTCAGAGGTGCAAGCAGACGCAATCCTACAAATGCAGCTGCGACGGTTAACCGCCCTAGAATCGGAGAAAATTCAGCAAGAACACGGGGAATTACTGGCAAAAATCAGCGATCTTCAGGATATTTTAGCCAGAAAAGAACGTATCGACACCATTATTGAGGAAGAACTGCAACAGATCAAAACGATTCACGCTACCCCCCGTCGCACTCATATTGAACAACGGGAAGGAGAAATCGCCGAAACTGACTTGATTGCTAACGAACAGGCCTTAATTCTCGTCACTGAACAGGGTTACATCAAAAGAATGCCCGTTAATACCTTTGAGTCCCAAAATCGGGCGACAAGGGGCAAAGCTGGCGCGAAAATGAAAGAAGACGACGGCATCGATCACTTTATCACCTGCCGCGATCACGATAGCGTCCTCTTTTTCACCGATCGCGGGGTTGTCTATAGTCTCAACGCCTATCATATCCCCACCGGTTCCCGTACCGCTCGCGGAGTTCCGATCGTGCAACTGTTAGAGATTCCCAAAGGGGAGAAAATCACCTCGGTGGTGGCAGTCAGCGAGTTCAGCGACGATAATTACCTGATTATGCTCACACAAAAGGGATTTATCAAGAAAACCGCCCTCGCTGCCTTTAGTAATATTCGATCGAACGGTTTAATCGCCATTTCTCTCGAAGACGGTGATCAACTGCGTTGGGTTCGCTTGGCTAAAGAGGAAGATAGCGTCATTATCGGTTCTCGTCAGGGGATGGCAATTCATTTTAAGGCCGATAGTCAACAATTGCGCCCCCTGGGAAGGGCAACTAAGGGCGTAAAATCGATGAAATTGCGCTCAGGTGACGAATTAATCAGTATGGACATCCTACCTAGTCAAATTGTCGCCCAAATCGCTGAATCTAACCAAGAAGAAACCGAGGACGAAAGCGAAGAAATTAACCCCGAAGTGGCTAATAATGGCCCCTGGGTGTTAGCGATTACCATGGCAGGACTAGGAAAACGGGTTCCCGTTACCCTCCTCCGGCTGCAAAATCGGGCGGGATTAGGAGTCAGAGTGATTAAATTCCGCAAAAAGAACGATAAATTAGCGGCTCTGCACGTTGTTAACCCCAACGAGGAATTTATGATTATCACCGAACGGGGTATTATTATCCGTCAATCCGTCGATGCTATTACTCCCCAATCGCGATCGGCCGGAGGCATCCGGGTACAAAAACTCGATGAGGACGATGCGATCGCTGCTGTCGCCCTAGTTCCCCCTAGTGATGGGGAGGAATCTGAAGATAGTTAG
- a CDS encoding helix-turn-helix domain-containing protein: protein MSDVEQYINRRKQTDSQFCQGFESGYLSFKLGVILSQAREEAGLTQEELARKLNWDKATVFNLEENVESVGISTLEKYVKALGKELIVEIR, encoded by the coding sequence ATGAGTGATGTAGAACAATATATTAACAGGAGAAAACAAACTGACAGTCAATTTTGCCAAGGCTTCGAGTCTGGTTATCTCAGTTTCAAGCTGGGAGTTATCTTATCACAGGCAAGAGAAGAAGCTGGACTGACTCAGGAAGAATTAGCGCGTAAGTTAAATTGGGATAAAGCAACGGTTTTCAACCTAGAAGAGAATGTGGAATCTGTCGGTATTTCTACTTTAGAAAAATACGTCAAAGCTTTAGGAAAGGAACTTATTGTGGAAATAAGATAG
- a CDS encoding undecaprenyl-diphosphate phosphatase, with protein MMFSFLKKSYKWLGIAIITVILAITPAAIAQSTTNRIPIAKIDWLQAILLGFVQGVTEFLPISSTAHLKAIPVFLGWGDPGVTYTAVIQLGSIAAVLSYFWQDLRQISTGMVKAVASSDYRSQDFRLAVGIILGTIPIVFFGLLMKLFIPDLDNSPLRSMTAIACASIVMSLLLGTAEKIGKHKRSFETLRQKDGVLMGLAQALALIPGVSRSGSTLTAGLFMGLERAVAARFSFLLGIPAITLAGLVEFKGVLDQINTSELIPLGIGVISSAIFSYLSIAWLLDYLKKQSTWVFVWYRLFFGVTILIGVAWGRFS; from the coding sequence ATGATGTTTTCCTTCCTGAAAAAAAGCTATAAATGGCTAGGAATAGCGATAATAACGGTGATTTTGGCGATTACACCCGCTGCCATTGCCCAATCAACCACGAACAGGATTCCTATCGCCAAAATTGACTGGTTACAGGCGATTTTGTTGGGATTTGTGCAGGGAGTGACGGAATTTTTGCCGATTAGTAGTACCGCTCATTTAAAAGCGATTCCCGTCTTTTTGGGTTGGGGAGATCCCGGTGTCACCTATACAGCAGTGATTCAATTGGGCAGTATTGCGGCGGTATTGTCCTATTTTTGGCAGGATTTAAGGCAAATATCCACGGGAATGGTGAAAGCGGTGGCTAGTTCCGATTATCGTTCCCAGGATTTTCGTTTAGCCGTGGGGATTATCCTAGGCACAATTCCGATCGTTTTCTTCGGTTTGTTAATGAAACTTTTCATTCCCGATTTAGATAATTCCCCCCTGAGAAGCATGACAGCGATCGCCTGTGCCTCCATAGTCATGTCTTTACTCTTAGGTACGGCCGAAAAAATCGGGAAACATAAACGCAGTTTCGAGACTTTGCGACAAAAAGACGGGGTTTTAATGGGATTAGCCCAAGCTTTAGCCCTAATACCGGGGGTATCTCGTTCTGGGTCCACCTTAACTGCCGGGTTATTCATGGGTTTAGAAAGGGCAGTAGCGGCGCGATTTTCCTTTCTGTTGGGGATTCCGGCGATAACTTTAGCCGGTTTAGTGGAATTTAAAGGCGTTCTCGACCAGATTAACACCAGTGAATTAATTCCCCTGGGTATTGGGGTAATTTCCTCGGCGATATTTTCCTATCTTTCGATCGCCTGGTTATTAGATTATCTCAAAAAACAGAGTACCTGGGTTTTCGTCTGGTATCGTCTCTTTTTCGGGGTTACTATCCTGATTGGTGTGGCCTGGGGGCGTTTTTCCTGA
- a CDS encoding ComEA family DNA-binding protein codes for MTPQNWLGRTFNPLKAKISNDPYYRFRSLDEIAMATQLGIKINVSQAGVDDWLRLPGISIHQARMLVELLGMGVELLCLEDLAAALSVPVARLKAWEPILEFAYYTPESPLAPPKINPNTASIEQLTTLPLVSDNLAAAIIKNREEQGLFRNIVDFKGRLSLEAQEISQLMHFFQF; via the coding sequence ATGACACCGCAAAACTGGTTAGGACGCACTTTTAACCCTTTAAAAGCCAAAATTAGCAATGATCCCTATTATCGCTTTCGTTCCCTCGATGAGATCGCTATGGCGACGCAATTGGGCATTAAAATTAATGTCAGTCAAGCGGGTGTGGATGATTGGCTGCGATTGCCGGGGATATCCATCCATCAAGCGCGGATGTTGGTGGAATTGCTGGGTATGGGGGTAGAATTGCTTTGTCTTGAAGATCTAGCGGCTGCCTTGAGTGTTCCTGTGGCTAGATTGAAAGCTTGGGAACCGATTCTAGAATTTGCCTATTATACTCCAGAAAGTCCCCTCGCACCCCCTAAAATCAATCCTAACACCGCCTCGATCGAGCAGTTAACCACCCTACCCCTCGTCAGTGATAATTTGGCAGCTGCCATTATTAAAAACAGAGAAGAACAGGGATTATTTAGGAATATTGTGGATTTTAAAGGGCGTTTGTCCTTAGAAGCTCAGGAAATCTCCCAATTAATGCACTTTTTCCAGTTTTAA
- the asnS gene encoding asparagine--tRNA ligase, with amino-acid sequence MTSRIKEIFQTGQPDQSVTVQGWVRTKRELKEFTFLEVNDGSSLANLQVILEPTLPDYENVLKTISTGTAIAVSGNLVPSPGKGQNIELKAAEITLYGDCPADYPLQKKRHSFEFLRTIAHLRGRTNTLGAVMRVRNACATAIHTFFQEKGFIWVHTPIITANDCEGAGELFTVTSLDLKKPANFAEDFFGKRAYLTVSGQLQAEVMAMALSNVYTFGPTFRAENSNTSRHLAEFWMVEPEMAFCDLEGDQDLAEAFLKYIFKFVLENCPEDLQFFNERIDKTVLSTAENIVNSEFGRITYSEAIELLEKADHQFEFPVEWGVDLQSEHERYLAEELFKKPVIVTNYPKTIKAFYMRLDDNNKTVSAMDILAPKIGEIIGGSQREERLDILRQRMQEQGMNPDDLWWYLELRRYGSVPHAGFGLGFERLVQFMTGMANIRDVIPFPRTPLSADF; translated from the coding sequence ATGACTAGCAGAATCAAGGAAATTTTTCAGACAGGACAACCCGATCAATCCGTCACCGTGCAGGGTTGGGTGAGAACAAAACGAGAATTAAAAGAATTTACTTTCCTGGAAGTTAATGATGGCTCATCCCTGGCCAACTTACAAGTTATCCTCGAACCGACTTTACCCGATTACGAAAATGTACTAAAGACAATTAGTACAGGAACAGCGATCGCTGTTTCGGGAAATTTGGTTCCTTCCCCGGGTAAAGGGCAAAATATCGAGTTAAAAGCGGCCGAAATCACCCTTTATGGTGACTGTCCTGCGGATTATCCCCTACAAAAGAAACGTCATTCCTTTGAATTTCTGAGAACTATTGCCCATCTGCGAGGAAGAACCAACACCCTAGGGGCAGTAATGCGGGTTAGAAACGCTTGCGCTACCGCTATTCACACTTTTTTCCAAGAAAAAGGCTTTATTTGGGTACATACTCCTATTATTACCGCTAACGATTGCGAAGGTGCGGGAGAATTATTTACTGTCACCAGTTTAGACTTAAAAAAACCCGCCAATTTTGCCGAGGATTTCTTTGGTAAACGGGCCTATTTAACCGTGAGTGGACAATTACAAGCGGAAGTAATGGCTATGGCCCTATCTAATGTTTACACTTTTGGCCCGACTTTTCGCGCCGAAAATTCTAATACTTCCCGTCATCTGGCCGAGTTTTGGATGGTGGAACCGGAAATGGCTTTTTGTGACTTGGAAGGAGATCAGGATTTAGCGGAGGCATTCCTTAAATATATCTTTAAATTCGTCCTAGAAAATTGTCCCGAAGATTTGCAGTTTTTTAACGAACGTATCGATAAAACGGTGTTAAGTACGGCCGAGAATATCGTTAATAGTGAGTTTGGCCGGATTACCTATAGCGAAGCGATCGAGTTATTAGAAAAAGCCGATCATCAGTTCGAGTTTCCGGTAGAATGGGGCGTAGATCTACAGTCAGAACACGAACGTTATCTAGCGGAGGAACTATTTAAAAAACCCGTGATTGTCACCAATTATCCCAAGACAATCAAAGCTTTTTATATGCGTCTAGATGACAATAATAAAACTGTTTCCGCTATGGATATTTTAGCACCCAAGATCGGCGAAATTATCGGCGGTTCCCAACGGGAAGAACGATTAGATATACTGAGACAAAGAATGCAGGAACAGGGAATGAATCCCGATGATTTGTGGTGGTATTTAGAGCTGCGTCGCTACGGTTCTGTTCCCCACGCCGGTTTTGGTTTAGGATTCGAGCGTCTGGTACAATTCATGACGGGAATGGCCAATATTCGCGATGTGATTCCTTTCCCCCGTACACCTTTAAGTGCCGACTTTTAG
- a CDS encoding HNH endonuclease, whose translation MKARDFIKPNEKVVVIFTEGKHFVLHDDNTGSTGQWKIDPNREVDRIILYHRDDENNANNLYIANHAGAEPADREGRYDIRLTHVQYIGATSVNWVEFAEGGQNPIRYLP comes from the coding sequence GTGAAAGCCCGTGACTTCATAAAGCCAAATGAAAAGGTAGTCGTTATCTTTACAGAGGGAAAACACTTTGTTCTCCACGATGACAACACTGGTTCAACGGGTCAGTGGAAGATCGATCCCAATCGTGAAGTTGACCGTATTATTCTTTATCATCGTGATGATGAGAATAATGCGAATAATTTGTACATAGCGAACCATGCTGGTGCAGAGCCAGCAGACAGGGAAGGTCGATACGACATTCGATTAACTCATGTTCAGTACATAGGGGCAACATCCGTAAATTGGGTTGAGTTTGCTGAAGGTGGGCAAAACCCAATTCGGTATCTTCCTTGA
- a CDS encoding restriction endonuclease gives MSSDLVEALKAKFKKGSSQYKVFELLSDRAWHCRTCEGKKIASEQYAGGVGIQGLERGNRSGRQGLVIETKREYCPICQKTTTWDRWTGEMRAANASANIPPQLVTRILEFYRYKDVIENRTRQSHELVIDHRFPMERWGISEPSHDVNMSVAEIRNKFQLLKKDSAGNHNLLKSRSCEKCIKTGQRGTPMDIRFWYSGGENWPENIPQSGAEAEQGCVGCGWYDFETWRNSLNIKLAEER, from the coding sequence ATGAGTTCTGATTTAGTAGAAGCTCTAAAAGCAAAGTTTAAAAAGGGTTCATCACAGTACAAAGTCTTCGAGTTATTATCAGATCGAGCTTGGCATTGTCGTACCTGTGAAGGGAAAAAAATAGCATCGGAGCAATATGCTGGTGGCGTTGGTATCCAAGGATTAGAGCGTGGAAATAGGAGCGGTCGCCAGGGGCTAGTAATAGAAACAAAACGGGAATACTGTCCAATTTGTCAGAAAACAACAACTTGGGATCGATGGACTGGAGAAATGCGAGCGGCGAATGCCTCCGCCAACATACCGCCTCAATTAGTAACTAGAATTTTGGAGTTTTATCGATATAAAGATGTGATTGAAAACAGAACCAGACAGTCACATGAACTGGTTATTGACCATCGTTTTCCTATGGAACGTTGGGGGATAAGTGAACCAAGTCATGATGTCAATATGAGTGTAGCTGAGATCAGAAACAAGTTTCAACTTCTCAAAAAAGATAGTGCGGGAAATCATAATTTATTAAAGTCAAGAAGTTGTGAAAAATGTATTAAAACTGGTCAGCGAGGAACACCAATGGATATCAGATTTTGGTATTCTGGTGGAGAGAACTGGCCGGAAAATATTCCTCAATCTGGAGCAGAAGCAGAACAGGGCTGTGTAGGTTGTGGTTGGTATGATTTTGAAACATGGCGTAATTCTCTTAATATCAAATTAGCTGAAGAGCGGTGA
- a CDS encoding type II toxin-antitoxin system RelE/ParE family toxin, whose protein sequence is MKEIVFYRTQSGASPVEDFLNSLSGKQAQKVLWVLRLIQELDSVPSQYLKKLVNTDDIWEVRVQIGNNIFRLLGFFGESDLIILTNGFAKKTQKTLSQEIYLAEQRKRDYLNRRFDDE, encoded by the coding sequence ATGAAGGAGATTGTTTTTTATCGTACCCAGTCAGGAGCCAGCCCCGTTGAAGATTTTTTAAATTCTCTGTCTGGAAAACAAGCTCAAAAAGTGTTGTGGGTGTTACGCTTAATTCAGGAGTTAGATTCTGTACCGAGTCAATACCTGAAAAAATTAGTCAATACTGATGATATTTGGGAAGTGAGGGTTCAGATTGGCAATAATATATTCCGTCTGCTGGGCTTTTTTGGAGAAAGTGATTTAATTATTTTAACGAACGGATTTGCCAAAAAGACTCAAAAAACACTATCTCAAGAGATTTATTTGGCAGAGCAACGAAAACGAGACTACTTAAACAGGAGATTCGACGATGAGTGA
- a CDS encoding glutathione peroxidase gives MLPNREGQRVPDVTFPVRQNNQWVNITSEELFKGKTVVLFALPGAFTPTCSTSHLPGYNELAPVFRENGVDAIVCLSVNDTFVMNEWAKDQECDNVVLIPDGNGEFSAGMGMLVDKADLGFGKRSWRYSMLVKDGVIEKMFIEPEEPGDPFQVSDAETMLHYINPSAKKPPLVSLFSKVGCPYCLRAKKMLEEKSLQYEEIILGRDATSRSLRAMSGNTTTPQVFIDGQLIGGSEELAAYLGA, from the coding sequence ATGCTACCAAACCGAGAAGGGCAGAGAGTTCCCGATGTCACCTTTCCCGTACGTCAAAATAATCAATGGGTGAACATCACCAGCGAGGAATTATTCAAAGGAAAAACCGTTGTTCTTTTTGCCTTACCCGGGGCATTCACTCCCACCTGTTCCACCTCTCATTTACCCGGATATAACGAATTAGCCCCAGTTTTTCGGGAAAATGGCGTAGATGCTATTGTTTGCTTGTCGGTGAATGATACCTTTGTCATGAACGAGTGGGCAAAAGACCAAGAATGTGATAATGTCGTCTTGATTCCCGACGGTAACGGCGAATTTAGCGCAGGAATGGGGATGTTAGTCGATAAAGCTGACTTAGGTTTCGGTAAACGTTCTTGGCGCTATTCGATGCTAGTCAAAGATGGTGTTATCGAGAAAATGTTCATCGAACCGGAAGAACCGGGAGATCCTTTCCAAGTCTCCGATGCAGAAACGATGTTACACTACATCAACCCATCCGCCAAAAAACCGCCTTTAGTCTCTCTTTTCTCGAAAGTGGGTTGTCCCTACTGCCTCCGGGCTAAGAAAATGTTAGAAGAAAAAAGCCTACAATACGAAGAAATTATCCTCGGACGCGATGCCACCAGTCGTTCTCTGCGGGCCATGAGTGGCAATACTACCACCCCACAAGTCTTCATTGACGGCCAATTAATTGGCGGTTCGGAAGAATTAGCGGCTTATTTAGGAGCATAA
- a CDS encoding DUF433 domain-containing protein: MTTNAAKTQWQYLEKRPDSWRQQLYIKGTRIKASVIYSDMIANQETPQETAENWDLPLAVVEEVMEYCQTHQVLLNSEAAEERRIVLEGVTIEPTFTH, from the coding sequence ATGACTACCAACGCAGCAAAAACCCAATGGCAGTATTTAGAGAAACGTCCTGATTCTTGGCGACAGCAGCTATATATCAAAGGAACGAGGATTAAAGCTTCTGTCATCTACTCGGACATGATCGCCAACCAGGAAACCCCCCAAGAGACAGCCGAAAATTGGGATTTACCCTTGGCTGTGGTTGAAGAGGTCATGGAATATTGCCAAACTCATCAGGTTCTGTTGAACTCTGAAGCGGCAGAAGAGCGCCGGATCGTACTTGAGGGAGTTACCATTGAGCCTACCTTTACTCATTGA
- a CDS encoding NINE protein, with protein MLLVEKLLSKPKSRKLAIFMAFIGSILALPFPIAGIHKFYLGQPLWGIIYLLLWQTPIPRVACAIDAVWYLIQDNQFLANYFPTATAAATVPSLEPKQVEAIGAALRELERLRQEGLISEYEFEEKRRQLL; from the coding sequence ATGCTTCTGGTGGAAAAATTATTAAGTAAGCCCAAAAGCCGTAAATTAGCGATTTTTATGGCTTTTATCGGTAGTATTCTCGCTTTACCCTTTCCTATCGCCGGTATTCATAAATTCTATCTCGGTCAACCTCTCTGGGGAATTATTTATCTTCTCCTTTGGCAAACTCCGATTCCCCGGGTGGCTTGCGCGATCGATGCGGTGTGGTATTTAATCCAAGATAACCAATTTTTGGCTAACTATTTTCCCACTGCCACCGCTGCTGCCACTGTCCCCAGTTTAGAGCCTAAACAGGTAGAGGCGATCGGGGCAGCTTTAAGGGAATTAGAGCGCCTCCGGCAAGAAGGATTGATTTCTGAGTACGAATTTGAAGAAAAACGGCGACAATTACTATAA